In the Silene latifolia isolate original U9 population chromosome 1, ASM4854445v1, whole genome shotgun sequence genome, TTATCATGCTTATAAACAAAATTGACAACAAGGGGAATAACAAAGCCATAAAACTCGGCCGAGCTCAAGTCAAGTTCAGACCAATTTGATCTCAAGCTGCACACAAATCATTAATGCTCATTATCATGCTTACCAACAAAACTGACACCAAGGGGAAATGGGAACGAACAAAAGCCGAAAAAACATAATCATAATCTAGTTGATAGGATTCCAAACGAACCAAAAGGCCACACCTGATATCTAAACTGAAGCCATAATCTTTCCTGCTTGAACTTCCAAAGAGGAGATGGAAAGCTCTCCCTTTGAATTACTAACACCGTGATTATAGGAGGGAAGGGCGGTGGACAGGAAGGAAAAGAAGGGGACTGCATGGGAAGGATGAAGTTTCCCTTCAAATCTTTGAATCAGGCTTCCGGGAAAAAAAAGGACAGACATCCCTTTCCTCCCCTCAATTTCTCACCATCATGTAACTATCCGAACAAGGAAAGCTTATTTCCTTCTCGTCTCTTCCACTTCCTTTCTGTTCAAATTCTTCAATCCATACAAAGGACAAGAATTTTTCTGTTGGATCTAGTTGAATAAGAGAAAGGAAAAGGCCTGAAGCAGTCAGGCCATGAACACGAACAAAACCAGAAAGTATTTCCTTTACTTACATCCTATTTAGATGAAGGGAGAAGGGATAGATGCATTTTTTCTTGCAATAGAAGAGCGAAAAGTCAATTTCCTAGACTTCTACTCTTCTCCTCTTCCCTACTACCATCCTATCCAAGTGATAGCTCCCTCATCTCACAAACGAGTCAGTCGAATATGGGTCAGATCAAAATACGGGGAAGAAACAATATCAATCACAATCGCTCTTATAAACCATCTATCAACTCGTTTTTAACCAAGACCTACAAGCAAAATTTTCAAACTACATACAATCATTTTTCACTTCCATAGATAAGTAAACCCTAATTCATTTCATGTCCAAGGAAACGCAAATTTCATCATGAATCGACAATTCTAGATCATAATCTAATACGGAGTATCATAGTACTAATGTGAATCGATATCAATCCGACAAAATGACAATGATCTCATACAAATTAAACCCTAATTACACAATGCAGCAAATTCACCATTTCGATACAACAAAATGACAATGATCTCATACAAATTAAACCCTAATTACACAATGCAACAAATTCACCAATTTAGATCAAAAGAATGTTAACAAGCATTCAAACATTATCAATTATTGAACagatctacaaaaagaatagtaTTATATATATAGATCAGTAGACAAAATCACAATATTTCCTATAATTCAATCGATCTACAAACGCGATCATACTACACGCCAGATCTCAACAAAACTTCCACAACAAATGTAAAATGTTtctgaaaaattaataaaattataaagAATTTCCCTTTATACCGACATTAATCGAACAAAACTCATGTGCGCGAAGCAGGAACGGTAGAAGCACCAGCTGCAGCATTTGCGGTCGCACTGAGGAACGAAAGAAAGCCCACGGAAGGCCCACTAACACTTTCTTGATCATCAAGAAACAAATCTTCAGGAACACGAAAAGCGCCATGAACACAAACAATGCCGACACCAATAACAAGCGCAGACATCAACACCGACGCAACGCTGGTGAGAAAGACGGCGAAGACGGTGATGACGGTCAAGATCCCTAAGGTCTCTTTATCAGAGAATTCACGGTTGAAGAGGATTAACGGTTGATCGGAGGGTTTGAAGAGGTAAAGGAAGAACCAGGCGGCAATGACGGCGGCGAGGGTGAAGAGAGAGAAAGGGTGGGTG is a window encoding:
- the LOC141594613 gene encoding PRA1 family protein B3-like, translating into MSTPTPPILPTTTTPTTLTTHPTSTPTSQPTPTPIRTFLTRLHDQTKLALTNRRPWSELTDRTAFSKPDSLTDATSRLRKNYSYFRINYLALISLTLAATLVTHPFSLFTLAAVIAAWFFLYLFKPSDQPLILFNREFSDKETLGILTVITVFAVFLTSVASVLMSALVIGVGIVCVHGAFRVPEDLFLDDQESVSGPSVGFLSFLSATANAAAGASTVPASRT